In one window of Nesterenkonia sandarakina DNA:
- a CDS encoding ABC transporter permease: MNAPNHDTTPAAGPNPAADPVAPDPVAADPVAHGEVAQREPRWKRLPVVWQLRRSVGLQRGMLIAGLVLCVMFILMAVLAPLIAPYGFNQLSDAEGNFPRQAAPSAQFWWGTTVGGYDVFSRVIWGAQTAVLTVLLAVLASIFLGIALGLISGYLGGWLDRILVTIADAIYAFPSLLLAIVVSIVISGGESGFLSGILAAALSITVVFVPQYFRVVRAETVRLKAEPFVESARVLGASTPRILSRHVLRNATRSLPLIVTLNASEAILTLAGLGFLGFGINPTAAAEWGYDLNRAISDVAGGIWWTGVFPGVAIVLLVLGITLVGESLNDLSDPRLRMRRRPTKLPRKTATAMKGAA, from the coding sequence ATGAACGCCCCCAACCACGACACCACGCCAGCCGCCGGGCCGAACCCGGCTGCCGATCCGGTGGCTCCCGATCCCGTGGCCGCCGATCCAGTCGCCCATGGCGAGGTCGCCCAGCGGGAACCCCGTTGGAAGCGACTGCCGGTGGTCTGGCAGCTGCGCCGCAGCGTCGGGCTCCAGCGCGGGATGCTGATCGCCGGGCTGGTGCTCTGCGTGATGTTCATCCTCATGGCGGTCCTCGCTCCGCTGATCGCCCCCTACGGCTTCAACCAGCTCTCCGACGCCGAGGGCAACTTCCCCCGCCAAGCCGCACCCTCCGCACAGTTCTGGTGGGGCACGACGGTCGGCGGGTATGACGTCTTCTCCCGCGTGATCTGGGGCGCGCAGACCGCGGTGCTCACCGTTCTGCTCGCCGTCCTCGCCTCGATCTTCCTCGGCATCGCGCTGGGTCTGATCTCCGGCTACCTCGGAGGTTGGCTCGACCGGATCCTGGTCACCATCGCTGATGCCATCTACGCCTTTCCGTCGTTGCTGCTGGCGATCGTGGTCTCCATCGTGATCTCCGGTGGAGAGTCCGGGTTCCTCAGCGGGATCCTCGCGGCCGCACTGTCCATTACCGTGGTCTTCGTCCCGCAGTATTTCCGTGTGGTCCGCGCCGAGACCGTGCGCCTGAAGGCGGAGCCGTTCGTCGAATCGGCCCGCGTGCTGGGGGCGTCGACTCCGCGGATCCTCTCCCGGCATGTGCTGCGCAATGCAACGCGCTCGCTGCCGCTGATCGTCACACTCAACGCCTCAGAGGCGATCCTGACCCTGGCCGGGCTGGGCTTCCTCGGTTTCGGTATCAACCCCACCGCAGCCGCGGAGTGGGGCTATGACCTCAACCGCGCCATCTCCGACGTCGCCGGTGGAATCTGGTGGACCGGGGTGTTCCCCGGTGTCGCCATCGTGCTGCTGGTGCTGGGCATCACCCTGGTGGGCGAGTCGCTGAACGACCT